The genomic stretch AATTAACAACGATCCAATTTTCGAGTTCGAAGGCAGTAGTGGGTTTCTTGCTAGACCCATCGATAAAACCGAATTTGCGGCGGGATTTTAGGGAAAAGGTCATAGAGGTTTGCCAGGCGTCGTAATTGTCACGACGAAGAACAACGTTTGATATTTTTGCACCCGGAACATCGTGTGAACCGAGATAGTAAGGACTAAGAGGATCAATTTTGGGGTTTGATTCGGGTATGTCATCGCCAGCCATAGCGGCGTGTTTGAGGATCTTCGTGATGGAAGAGAAGgaaagaaaaattaggttagggtttttgtgtgagaAAAGgaatgctctgataccatgttacgACGATATGAGGGGAAAGGATGATTTCATTAGCTTTGGCAATTCGCCTTATATATTGGTTACAATGCAATCGTATCAAATATTATACGATATTCCATAACAATAATATCGCATATAATCCCGTAAATATAGCTAACAATAATATATGGATATATTTCCTAATATAGGCAAAAAGGTTTCGAGGGGAGAAAAACCTAGCATTGAAAGTTATAGCACCcgaaaaataagaacaaaatgATATTAGACGGCAAGTACCAAATGGTTAACTCGTTTTTTTGTACAAAGTTCTCTTGTTACAATTAGAGTATTACGAGTTAAGTAACTTGTTAAGACATAAGATCATGTGTATGAAATGTTCAGTCATCTTTTTCTtcttcgtcatcatcatcatcatcgtcatcttgaCCATGATAGTTGAATGGCAATGGTACCGATCTGAAAGCTCTAAATTTTCCGACATTGTTCAGGTGCTCATTTTCCAACCTGACAATTCAATAACAAATGAGTCTCATAGATGGCAACGATCAGTAAATCCTAAATTTTCTGGAGTAATTATATTGGAGACGATGTACCTGAAAAAGTTCCACATGCCACGACGTATAATTTCCAGACAGGAAATTGTTGTTGAAAAGGCGGTTTTGCGCAGGCCGTTGACTCTAAACTCTAGAACATACTGCAGCCAGGTAGCTCTCAGAAGAACGTTGATGACCTGTGAATAATCCCATTATTGATTGTTAACAGTAAATCACCATAGCAATGTAGTATACGCTCTTGTGTGAAACCAAAAGTCTGTCTCTCAAGTAAAAGTTCTTGGAATTTCGCCGGAGAAGACCCCAGTCAACTACCAGATCCCAGTATGTGTTATATGCTACTGCCATAGCGGAGCTAACCAAGGCCATCACCATCCAGGGTGTTCCCTTCTTGAGTTCATAAACTGTTCTTATTACAACAGCAATTACGGCTATGAACATGTAATATTGATAACCTCCATTAATGATTGACTTA from Silene latifolia isolate original U9 population chromosome 2, ASM4854445v1, whole genome shotgun sequence encodes the following:
- the LOC141644136 gene encoding phosphate transporter PHO1 homolog 10-like — encoded protein: MVMALVSSAMAVAYNTYWDLVVDWGLLRRNSKNFYLRDRLLVSHKSVYYIAMVINVLLRATWLQYVLEFRVNGLRKTAFSTTISCLEIIRRGMWNFFRLENEHLNNVGKFRAFRSVPLPFNYHGQDDDDDDDDEEEKDD